Part of the Paeniglutamicibacter sulfureus genome, AGGATTTGAGTAGGAGCCCGTCTGCATTCGTTGCCCCGTTATGTAGCTGCCATCTACTAGCCACTGTGCTGCCCGGCGAATTTCCTTGTCAGTGAATTCCTTGCCTAGATACACACCAAGCGCGTTCGCCCGAAAATCGTCGTAAGTGATTCGCGATTCCTCGTTGTGGTCGCAGTTGTAGAGCCACCGAAGGTAGTTCTCCCGAGCGACCTTGACCCTGGCGGCGACATCTTCGCGAGCGCTCTTGAAGGCTCGTGCGACTTCGACACCATCCGACTGAATAAGCACCCCGTCAATTCCTGCCGCTGATTCGTCGCACATGATCCAGCCGATCTTGTCCATCCATCGGAGGTCGCTCTGCATAACATGCCAGTCCTGGCGGTAATCCTCGTGGTCTTGTTCGAATGGCTTGGTTGATACTTCGCTTCCAGCGCGAACTGCATTGTCATTGATCGACGTGATCAAGCCGAGGCGACGCGCGCCGATCTGAGTTCCAGCAAGTTCAATGAGCTCTGACGTCATGCTTTGAATCCCCACGTTCTGTATCCACATACGCTTCTCGTACGATACGGCTCATCCTAGCTTGGGGTTGCGACGAAATGCCTCCAGATCCTGCGGGGGATCTTCGCCAACCCGTAGGCACGATCACCTACTCTGGATGTATGACTGGGGAATTCAAGGCATTGGGAAATGAGCGACGTGTAATCCAGGAGGTATTCGGGAAGGACGCCCGCAAGCAAGTCTGGGGAAATAATGTGACCACCCTAGCGAGCATCTTCAATAGCAACGATGCATTGGGGACACGTAGCAGACTTTCCCCGCTTTGGAACCAGGCGATAAAGAACGCTCATGGCGGCGGATTGGCGCGAGAAATGGTGCGAATTGCTGCCCTGGACTCTGGCTTGATGGCTTGGCACAAGGAAGTTAGCCGGCCAATGAACTCGCTGACGATCCCGATTACCTCACACCTGACCGGCGCCACCCAGATCGTAAACAATAGCCTGCGCGAACTGATGAAGTCGCAGCAGATTTTCGGGGACGTTAGCCGCTATCCGTTTGGCAAGGTGAACGCGTTTCAAGCAATGGGCGACACATCGATGCTCAAGTTGGCTAGGAGCTCGACATTTAGAGGGCTGGTCACTCAGGTCTCGCCGACCATACAGGTAGAGAAGCCGATAAAGCAGTACTTGGAACGGCATCCGTTCGACGAAATAGTGGCTGAGGCCAAAGAGCTGGGCGTGACTGAACTAAGTGCTGACGAGCAAGCAGCGGCCGCACAGATTCTTGAAGAACGTCCCGAAGTAGCTCAACTAGTAAAGCGGAGTAAAGGCTACGCAGCGCTAACCCCTGGGCAGCGCGTATTTGTCCTCACAGTTATATCGTCAGCAGTCTGGCTCGTCGTCGCATTTGGAGTTCTTTACGTCCAAACAGGATTCCCTTGGACTCAGGCCCTATTGGATGACCTTGGAATCACGCCGAAGGATGCCGCCGCAGGTTCACGAAACGCCGTACTTGGCACTGGCGCATTGAATGAGCTGGCTCAACGACACCAAACAAAACCTGTTGCCGATGATGCACCAGACAATTAGCTCCTCTCTCCCCTGCTAGGGAGCCCTGCGGCTGATGCACTCTTTAGTAACTCGCTTCAAACGTGGGCCCCATGCTTGCACGGCTCGATTGGTTACGGTGTCCGGCATTAGTATCGCCACTCGTCACGTTGTGTACACGTTCACTATCCAGGATTCAGCAGGTCGCCGTTGTCAGGATGGACAGAGCGGCAATTCTAAGAATCCTTGATAGCACCAAACAGTTTTTTGGCTCGATAGCAGCTGAGGGGCTACACGTCGTCAGGTTGGCTCATTGGGGAAATACAAACGAAAAACCATTGAGCGCCATCGTACGTTCGGCGTCTTACACGAGGATTGGCATTGCGTCCATAACCCCTGAGCTACTATCAAGCCTTTATAGGCTGCGAACTAAAGGAGTCCCTCTACGACGGTAAGGACGAACACGGCAAGACTCTGCTTGGCGATGGGTTGCAAACCAGAGCCAAGCAAGTAAGCGCCGAGAGACCAACGTGCAGGGTGAAGTTCCCTGCCTTTTATGCACTAACTGGACTATGTAGGAGGGCAGCCAAAAGAGTAATCTGCGGCAGCGTGCGGCTTTCGAGCCAATCATCTTAAGGGCCATGCTTACATAGACCAGTTGATCGCAGCACCTCAACCTGGTGCGGTCAACTGGGTAGATGAGTTTTCTTTCCCGTTTACTCGTCTGCTCTGACAAAGCAGTGCTGCACGAAGGTGTTTACACCTTTTCACCATCGTGCAGCGCCTTGTCCTCTCGGTAACTTGTCGGTCTTTGTGATTGAACCATTTAAGTTGCCGGTGGGACTAGGCATCCATTTATCAATTAACACCAAGGAGGTGACGTGAGTGTTAGCAGCGAAAAAGGCAAGAAGCTAGAGAACGAAGTAGCCAAGCTACTAAAGAAGAAATTGGGCGCTCGTGTCGCCCGTGACAAACGCAGTGGTGCCGGTAGCCACCAGAAGAACGACATTACGGACTACTTCCAAGACACACCCTTTGATATCGAGTGCAAGAATCACAAAGTCATCAAGATCAAAGAATGGTGGCGTCAGGTTGTCGGTGGAGCAAGCTTTAACCGCATTCCAACCGTCGTCTTCCGCGCGGATGATGAAATACTCGCAACTGTCCGCTTCAGCGACCTAGTCGACCTTATTGCGGAGACTCAACAACACCGCATCGAGATCAAGAAGCTACGTGCCCCTATTGTCAAAATCGGTAGCGGCGAAGTATTAGATCCCGACAAAATAACCCCGAGCGAAAGCCGTTCATCTTGGCGCGAGTGTCGAGGTGGCAACATCATCAGCCCAGGCGAAAAGAAGCGCCTGGTGAAAAACTGCCAATACTGCTCGAACAAGAAGGTCAAGAAAGAGAAGAAGTAGTCACCCGATCGCGGGACTACATCTGGAGCTACAAATCGAAGCTTCAGATTCAGACCCCACGATCGAAACGAGTGATCATCATGGTCAAGGGAATCTTCTTCCCGGCGGGCGAGCAATACGACATTGAAGTCCGCAAGTACGAAAAGCTCATCGACTACCAAGGCGACGTTGACGGCCTCATTGAAGCCTCCGATATTGCCCGACCCGATGCAACGATCTTCTCAAACGAGGAAGGACTGCTGCGCAGGCTGGACATCAACCGCCGAGCATCGTTGGTTCTGTGGCTCCACAACAGCCGCAACCGTGGCCACACTGCGCTTCGTGGCGATGTTGTGATCATCGGTCGCCCCGATGCAGATGGAGCCACCCAGGACGTGCCTGACGAGCTCATAGAGCTGCTGTTCAACACGGGACCTACAAGTACCAGGTGACAACGATTGAAAGCCCCGATACATGGTGCGGCAATCAGGTGACCTTTGACAATTGGGTTGACGCTTACAACAGCGCGCTGGTGAAGGCGAGCAGGTGGGCGTTAGTCGACAACGTTCGAGTCGTCCCAGTTTGATCGTGGAAACCCCACCTAAATTGAACTGCTCCCCGAAAGTTGGACTGAATAATTCAGATCCTTACTTTCGGGGAGTTTTTCATGCGTCAAAATAGTTCATTGACCGCCGAGCAGCGGCTGGCTGCCGTCGATCTTTTCGAGCAGGGAATCGGGCATAAGGCGGTATCCTCAAGACTGAACGCCGGTGAACACGCCGTTCGTGGGCTCGAGAAACGGTTCAGGATTTGGGGTAGGGCAGCGTTGGAAAGCAAACCGACCAATCAGGTGTATTCCTTCGAGTTCAAGCTCGCGGTCGTCCGCCAGTTCCTCGACGGCGAGGCGACGCTGATGGAGCTTGCCCAACGACACCGGCTCAGCTCCCCGAACCTTCTCAGGACCTGGGTCAGGACCTACCGGGAACAGGGCGAGGACGGGCTGCGTCCCAAGGCCAAGGGCCGTCCCAAGACCGCTTCCGGCGCCGAAGCGGGTGGACCCACCGAACTCGAGAAGCTGCGCCGCGAGAACCAGCGGCTGCAGGCGGAGAATGCATACCTAAAAAAAGTTCGGGCCTTGAGGAACCAACCACCGCGCTGAAAATCAGCGCGGTGATCGCCCTCAAGGCCTCCCACCCCTTGCCCCTGCTCCTGGCCGCTGCCGGGCTTCCCCGCTCCACGTTCTTCCACCGCCAGGCCGCGCTCAAGGCACCGGACCGGCACGCGGAGCTCCGCGCACGGATCCACGAGATCTTCACCAAGGCCATGGGCCGGTACGGGCACCGCCGCATCCACGCCGAATTGCTCGGCGGCGGGTGGCAGGTGGCGAAGAAGACCGTGCTGAAGCTGATGCGCGCCGAGGGCCTGGTCTGCAAGGTCCGCAGCAAGCGAAGGTATGCCTCCTACAAGGGCACTGTCGGCAAGGTCGCCGAAAACCTGCTGAAGCGCCAGTTCGACACCGAGGCACCGAACCTGAAGTGGGTGACCGACGTGACCGAATTCAAGATTGCCGACAGGAAGGTCTATCTTTCGCCGGTGCTGGACCTGTTCGACCGCTCGATCGTTTCCTACTCGGTGTCGCAGTCCCCGACCGTGGCCTTCGCCAACCAATCGCTTAGCGAGGCCATCGGGACCCTGGCCGCGGGCGAGGCGCCGATGGTGCACTCGGACCAGGGATTCCAGTACCAGCACGCCAGCTGGCAGAGGCTGCTGGCCGACGCCGGCATGACCCAATCCATGTCGCGCAAGGGCAACTGCCTGGACAACGCCGTGATGGAAAACTTCTTCGGGCACCTGAAGGAAGAGATGTTCCACCACCACGAACACACCAGCGTCGAGGCGTTCACCGCCGAGCTCGACGACTACATCCACTGGTACAACTATGACCGCATCTCGTTAACGCTCGAGTGCCTGAGCCCGATGAAATACCGGGCCCAGGCACTGGCTGCGTAGACTTTTACTTACCGAGTCCAACTTTCGGGGACCAGTTCATAAATCGTAGGGGTTTCTTCATGCCCGGAAATTGAAAAGACCCCAGTCCTACGTGAGTAAACTCGAACGTAAGACTGGGGTCGTATGTTGTGGGCTGCTGCCGGTTAGACAGCTGCACCTGGGCGAAAGTTCTTGCGTCGGCCTTTCAGGCCATCCGCGTTGTCCAGCACTTCCTGAATCTTGGGAGAGAGCTTGTTGAACTCTTCCAAGGTCACGACGAGCTCAACAATTTCAGTCCCGTGGCGAAGCTCCAGTTGAACCAGATCTTCAAGGGGCTTCAAACCCTTCAGCTCATCCGGCAATGCGTCGAACTGGACCGACTCCTCAAGGCCTGGATGGGTACGGACAACCACGTTCGTGAACGCGTCGTCCTTACCTTCCTTGCCCGATAGATCAGATACCTTGCGACTTACCCATGCCCCCGACTCACCTACTTTCATGTGCGTAGCAATCACTGGTTGCGATCACTTCTGCGCATGATTATGAGACTTCACATTGTTTTGTCAATACTATTGCTGTAATAAAATTACCAAGAACGATTCAGTTTCCACACTCAACACTAGCTAGAGGAGATTTTGCTCGCAGGTTTCACCGGAACTCTGAATCGCTGATTTGAGACACCAGAAGGATCTACGTATTCA contains:
- a CDS encoding putative PDDEXK endonuclease, with translation MSVSSEKGKKLENEVAKLLKKKLGARVARDKRSGAGSHQKNDITDYFQDTPFDIECKNHKVIKIKEWWRQVVGGASFNRIPTVVFRADDEILATVRFSDLVDLIAETQQHRIEIKKLRAPIVKIGSGEVLDPDKITPSESRSSWRECRGGNIISPGEKKRLVKNCQYCSNKKVKKEKK
- a CDS encoding DUF3846 domain-containing protein yields the protein MVKGIFFPAGEQYDIEVRKYEKLIDYQGDVDGLIEASDIARPDATIFSNEEGLLRRLDINRRASLVLWLHNSRNRGHTALRGDVVIIGRPDADGATQDVPDELIELLFNTGPTSTR
- a CDS encoding IS3 family transposase codes for the protein MIALKASHPLPLLLAAAGLPRSTFFHRQAALKAPDRHAELRARIHEIFTKAMGRYGHRRIHAELLGGGWQVAKKTVLKLMRAEGLVCKVRSKRRYASYKGTVGKVAENLLKRQFDTEAPNLKWVTDVTEFKIADRKVYLSPVLDLFDRSIVSYSVSQSPTVAFANQSLSEAIGTLAAGEAPMVHSDQGFQYQHASWQRLLADAGMTQSMSRKGNCLDNAVMENFFGHLKEEMFHHHEHTSVEAFTAELDDYIHWYNYDRISLTLECLSPMKYRAQALAA
- a CDS encoding helix-turn-helix domain-containing protein, coding for MRQNSSLTAEQRLAAVDLFEQGIGHKAVSSRLNAGEHAVRGLEKRFRIWGRAALESKPTNQVYSFEFKLAVVRQFLDGEATLMELAQRHRLSSPNLLRTWVRTYREQGEDGLRPKAKGRPKTASGAEAGGPTELEKLRRENQRLQAENAYLKKVRALRNQPPR